The Alnus glutinosa chromosome 10, dhAlnGlut1.1, whole genome shotgun sequence DNA window CATATGAGACACTTCTGTGTGTAACGTTGCATGACATAGTAAGTGCAAATATTACCAGATGTATAATACCTGCATGTCTGTCTGATCaacttgtttttatttgtttaaagttGGAGGCACTctgcaaatttatttttaagtttcttCGAAGGAAAATTTTCAGGTGGTTTAAATATGGGCCTTATCAGAAGCAgcttttgtttctattttttctaaTCCGAAAACTTATGAAACCTTTAAATGCAGAAATCCTTCCAGGATCTACTCCGAAAGCAGGAAGGTGATCGGTCAGTGTGGGAATACCCATTTGCTGTAGCTGGTGTGAACATCACATTCATGCTAATTCAAATGCTTGATCTGGAATCAGGTtaataacttttctttttagatttgTGTTCAGATTGTTAGAAGGATTATCTGCCTTTTTCTGAAAGGAATGACAAATTTTCAGGGGGCAGTGCACCATGCCCTGTGGAAATTCTCATTCTTTGATTAGTGAATACTTTTTAGTCCCTTATTCTTCCATTGCACTTTGGCATGTGTGCGTATTGTGGAGTGTATTTTAAGTCTACTTAAAATGATTccgtcctttttcttttttccttatttttttttttttggggggggaagTACCTCTGGCACACCCAAGGTATGCTTGGTTGCGTCTCTTCTGAACTTAAGAAATACTTGTGCCCTATACAGTATGCTGGTAGACGAAATTGCCAGATTTGAGAGTCAACCTTTAATGGTCTTCTGTGTCTTTCAAGTCAATTTGAATAGGAATTTGACGCTTTTCATCTCTTAACTGCGTGATTCAACTGTACAGTGAAACCAAGAACACTGGTGGGAGCAACATTTTTGAAGTTTCTTGCAGGTAATGTTGGACTGGTTTTTAGTTCACAACACCTGCATTGTTTTACGTTGTTCTCCCGGTTAATTATGCTTTTCTGCATGCATTGTGTATAGAATTTGCCGGGATGCTTGCTGATGTGAATGTTCAACATGATAATCTAATTCATTCATTGAATTTAACCTCTGTTTGcagtcaaatatatatatcctaaaaCATCGTAATTGCTTTTTGCTGACAGAAAATGAATCAGCATTTGATCTTCTATATTGCATCACCTTCAAGCTAATGGATCATGAATGGCTTTCTATGCGTGCATCATACATGGATTTCAATGTATGTATTCTCTGACCAGAAAGAGATGCAGTGTTTATGAGCAGCAGAGTCTATTATATTAACCttgatgattttggtttggtCGTAATTTTTCTTGATAAATTGTGCTTCTCTTGTGTTGTGTTTCCTCACAGACGGTGATGAAATCGACTCGGCGTCAGCTGGAAAAAGAGCTTTTGCTTGAAGACATAACATGGTTGGAGGACCTGCCCTCATACAGCCTTCTTACACGATAGTAGAGCAGTTGCTAGAGTTTTAACAAGCCATTATGTGACAGCAAGATTGATGCAATCACTGGAGACACTTGGTTTTAGCTAGATAGTATTTGTATATGATGTGGTGCGCCTCGTTTTTAACACTGCTTGCTCCCAATACAGCGTGTTGCGATTTGATTTCTCAAAAAGAGGGTTTCTTGAGTTTGTAAGGCTGAGACAAGTGCAGAGAATAATTTCAATCAGCAGGTTTAAACCCTGCAAGTTAACCTTTTACGAAGGTGAAGCAGACCATGGCATTCTCTCACTCATTACTGCAAATTTTGGTTTGGTTTAAAGTCGTTTTTACTCGATAAGTGCTTATTATCTCAAGTTGGCCCCAAAATGCAAGGGAACTCAAGAATAGAGTttggtcttttctttttgataacttcatagttttctcattgaGATTGATTCAATAAAGGACGCCCTTTTCTGCTACTTCCCCTAACATTAGCAGAATCTGAAGGTGTCCTTACTCAGTGTTCTATGGTgaatttttggtttatttttgttGGATATTTCTATGTTAAAGGTGCAATCATTCTTTTCAAGGCATGCAGCTCTCATACGCATGCATGTACGCCCATGTTCACAGCCTACTATTTGTGTCCAAACCACCAGGAATAACCTTCAAATTTCAAGAGGCTGAAATGCTTTACCAAATACAATCTAAACGGTGATTGGGGCATGAAAACTAGAGTGGTGAATAGCGTGTGAAATCTTCAGCCTAACAACCTCTTCCTTTCGTTTTGGCATGAGAGTTGGATGGAGATGTCCGAATTGCTAGGGAGTTCATAGGAATTTAAAGCCCAAACTCACTGTTAAAGCCAAAACTCACGCTTTCTaccgaccttttttttttctctcgctCTCTTTGCGTGTACGAAGCCTCGCGCCCTCTGCAAAAacagaccttttttttttttttttttttaacgaagcCTCTACTCCTCTGCCTAGAAATGGATCCATCCTCTCTACTCAGAACTGGAGCCGTTGATTTTGCCAAGGATCCCAAACATCTCGGCAGGACCGCAGGTATCCCATTCTCACTCTCCATCTCAAAAGAAACTCTCTCTATGTATATTTGATTTGGGTTTATTGATTGGGAGGTTTTGTTGTAAAATTGTGGGTTTGTAAGTGATTTCTGATGTAATCCAGAGTATGATTTTGTAGAACGTGCAGTCTGCATTTTGGCATGATAGTGAGAATGGCATGAGAAAGACTTTATTACTGATTTGCAGTTATGATAATGCAGCAACTCTGAGAATGTTTGTAGCCCATGAGAATAAGTGTAGATTAAATGTACAACTATGAGAATGCTTGAGTAGCTGTAATGTTTAAAacgttggtatttttttttttttttttttttttttttttttttttttttgtcgtatGAGTCTTAAcgctaaaaaatattttcagaattatttttttatttttattttttttaaaaaaaataattttattgaaaatatttttcgtcgaaacaaacgaaatACAGAAATATACATGTATCTAGGATGTAGTATAATGGTTGTACATGTCCAATTCTTAGTTTCATTAATTGTATTTGGGAATCAATATATGGATTTTAATAATGGTTGTACGAAACCTATGTTTGTATGAAACAACCTCTGATTCTGGAAACATCTGTTTGGAAGAAACAACCGAAAGGAGtggattttgtaaaaaaataattatttcattggGCATTTTAGtacatttttttgttctttaaaagGGAAATACATCCCAACGACCAGAGACGGAGCCCGAAACTCTTATGGGCAAGGGTTAGGGGCCAAAAAATTTTGTTGATAAGGTCTAgtaggctaatttttttttccttctaattttttttttaccttttttattttattttatttttgttggaatTGAGCGGAGACCATGGCCCTTGCCGGCCCCCTAATTCCGTCCCTACCAATAAGTAGGTtctgtaaaaaataattataggatTGAGCATACTAGGatagtttttttattctttccagCAAAAATACATCTCtttcataacaaaaattatttctttcatGCAATactatttcaaaaagaaaaattttttgctttcaaaaacattaaaaacttCTGAACTAATAAAAACaatacacaaaacaaaaactaaccTATCTGGGAGCTTTGGACGGCCTCTTTATCTGGAAACAGAGGGTTGGATACCCATTGGTGCAAATTCGATGCCATTTTTGCTTGTGTTCGTTCACCTTGATTATGGCCCAAATGAGCAGAGAATTTGAGATGTTTCAGTTTTTGGTTTCTCGCGACAGCATAAGCAAAGAGATATTTCCCACAaacaaagtggaaaaaaagaaaagaaaaaagaaggctCTTTGGTTGTGTAACGGGGTGAAGTGACGGAGAAGTCACAAAAATTCTATCAAACAACAAGACGTGGATAGACAGCGTGAGTTTAGGATTTAAATTCATACGTTTGCATCCCAGCTGTAGACTTTTTCATAGCAGATAGGTTTTAGCCCCCGACAAACCTGCTGAGGCAGGTAAGCTCAAGCTTCTTATGGACTCACATTTTCTGttcaaattattaacaatttagacaaaaaaataaaataaaattggagatCCGGATCCGGAGTGTCACTCAGATTGTCATGCTGACGCAGTTTCACCAACATATCCAAGGTGCCTGTAAACCATGCATAATACAGGGCCTCCACCACTCTTCGCCTAAACAATCAAGACGAGCCATGAGTACATGCCCACCATATCACATCGTGTCGAACAACTTTGTAAATTCATCCAATTGGTTTCATATCCCACAAACATAAAAGCATCCTTTCGAGATATAGACATAATGCAACTGAAGTTTGTTTATTCGAAAGGGATTTTCTCCCGATACCAATAACAGCAGGAACCCTGGATATCGACGACTCATGCAAACCCACGTTCAAATAActaatggtgtgtttggttcgtagtgatattcaatattcgaaccgggtttttacATTAAATAAGCAGATCTAAAGTTTCAAGGAAACAGACATAACAAGCTAAGCCAAAACTTCATAACTAGATCAAATAGTAGTCATAACAATACTCGGAGCGAGGAGGATGCCGGGCATCAAACAACTCAATCAAGCATTTACTCGTAGATCCAGGAGTGGAGGCTGCTCTCCCAGCTAACAGGCGCTTCAGGGAACCACAGTGCAATTTCTTTCCTTGCACTCTCAACTGAATCACTTCCGTGAATGACATTCCTGCAAAAAGTAACTTCAGCATCAGATATTTTCCAATCTCATGTATCACAAATCCAAGGTTACAATTAATTTCATCGCTTCAAACAAGTCCTCCagaagattttcaaaagaagaAAGCCAAGCATTTTTACATATGATGATACCCATGTTGAGAAAATCTGTTAAACCCCGAACCAAACCAATTGATAAATGCACAAAAACAACACTAAGCCATTTATGCCTACATGATATGGCTATAACTTACAACAAAATTACAAAGAGATTATGGTACCAAGATCGCCGAATACTACAAGCAAAAGAAACCAACCCTGGTATTCTACAATGTCAATcagtaaaaggaaaaattatgttACCTGCCAATTTCAACTGCAAAATCACCACGAATGGTTCCAGGGGCAGAGTCCGAGGGGTTTGTGGCTCCAATAATCTTTCGACCAGTTGTCACAACATTCTTACCCTCCCAAACGGTAGCAACAACAGGACCAGATATAATGTAGTCAACCAACCCACtgaaaaagggctttgcagacaGGTCGGCGTAGTGCCTCTCAGCAAAAGAACGGTCcacagttatgagcttcaaacCTAAACACAAGTCACACTTACTCAATAAAGACCAAGGAAGGTTTCTAATATTCACCAGCTAGTTTTAAGTCATACTCAGTCAGAGTAGGTCATAATGTTAAGcaaaatttcttgaaaatatttttataaacttcGGAAGAATAAGCCATCTAAATATTCCTTTACCCATAACGGAGAGTCTGTACTCGTTTAGAAActgatttttttatgttttagttttcccTTTACTTAAAAATAAGACAGAAAATTTGGAAATTCCGATGAAAATTCATCCAGAAACATGAGTATTTATGATTGAACTTTCTAGGAGTAGGTACATGATATAGCTTGCATTTCAAGTTAAAATTGGGGTATAATATTTCCTAAACAAATCATATATTGGAAACCATTACACATGTTGCAGCCAACCCATAACTATCGCAGCTCATGTTATAAGGATCAACTGTTAAAATGAAATTACCTTTCAAATAGAAGCCCTTCTTCTCAAATCTGCTAATGATCTCACCAACCTGAAACACAGATTAAATGCTTTAGAAAATTGAACCCTGTCGCTGTTACCAGCAATTGCAAGctgaaaatgaaatataaacatCCAAATAATAATTTACAATCTTGGTTTCCAACAGATAAAAGTTGCCAACTTAATTAAGCAAAACTAGTTGTACGATGGACTAATCTGATTACGTTTTCTGTCATTTTCCTCCCGTTTCTCATCAACCAAACACTTAGATCTATAAACACTACCTCGCATAACAGACGAAGACCAACAAACCCAATTCAGATTCAATCGAAAACTTGCAAGTTCTGGTCTCAGaaatataggaaaaagaaaaaacccaaaactttCCTTTCCTACAATTTCGATTCAGCCAAACACAAGATCCAtacacagtaaaaaaaaaaaatttacgctttcaaataaaaacgaaaaagcCCACGTACCAAGCCTCTCTGGACGCCATCGGGCTTGATCATGATGAAGGTCTGCTCCATCGTTTTCTCTGTGAAGTATTTTTGTGTTAAACCTCTGAAGATAAGTGAGAGCGTGACTTTATGATTTGAGAGAAAGAGTAGTGgtatttatagatatatatatggctGAAAAGAAAACCCTAGCCCGGCCCCTAATTGCAAGAGAATATTCGCTTGAGAACCGtttgtttttcttccatttcttcaaaatttattttcattacttAGATTCAGACCCTTTGCCCTTTGGAAGCGTATTAGATGCTTTGAAAATTTTGTGcggtttaaatttaattaagtatttttctttaatttaaaacaataaaaggaaataaaatatgttttgaaaaaagaataaagtatGTAATTTTTATCTCCAGTCGTAACTAAATTTGTCCAGAATGATTTAGTTGGTATATAACGTAATAATTATGAATTACATAAACCAGTTTTCACACAGTGAGTTTGGATCATCATATTTTATTGACATTTGGATCGGCATGCTGcatgcaacaacaaaaaattaaattaaatcaaatacCTCGCCAAATATCttattattttcaacaaaaaaaaattaaaagtatatatattttatcaaattatcATGCAATTTGTAATGTTCTCTCTTCCAAACTAAAAATTGCATCAATATATCTCTTCCAACTaaaaaattttagattttttttttttttttttttgaaaaaataaagttttaagattttttcttagtaggggtatttttgtcattaagggtatattgcaattttttttatagcttggAATGGACGTTAATGCAATTTTTAGTTTGGAGAGACATTACAAACAATGGAGCagtatatatatgtactattctaaaaagatatatatataatttttttttgaaggaataaaaaataaatggttgTAGTCGATGGCCAAACCATTTAATCCGTAATCTCAACAATATTTTATGGCCAAAATAACTATACGGTTTTTATCTCCGGTTGTTATCCAAATATATTAGTGTTTTCTTCATCTATCGACCCGTTATTCTTTTTCCAAACAcacattttatttccttttattgttttaagttaaaaaataattggttAAATATAGGCTAAACAAATGCTGATAGCATGTATGCGGCAGTTAAAACTACTGCATATAAGCCACATCCCTTACCCTTTGGGAACATTGGATGGGTCCAATACCTGCCTTTTTACTTATGACAAGtgacaacaaaataaaaaccgatggctgaaaaagaaaaaggtcgtTGCTGTTGGTGGGTGAACCATATCCTTTGCATGGTTTGGCTAGTCAAAAATGGTGGTTTGACTACCTTTGAGGGTTCAATTTAGAGGGACTAACCCATTTCCTTGGCCAAAAGGTGGGTCGGGGTGGCACGACCACTTTCAATGAGAAATGGGGTGGTTATTATCACTACTGATGGGTTGAAACTTAGGAGTGACCGTAATCTCAACTATAGTAGAATTGTCGTTTGGAATGGCCAAatcattttcttaataataaAGATGGTTTTACTACCCAACCATTTAAAGCAATAATTTAGCCACCCCAACAGACCCGGAAAGGCCacgtttttcattttttttttctcattcctTTTGCATTGTTGTTGGACCGTTGATTTTAAATTAACAGTCTTAATTCACTTTGTTCTAtcaagatattttttaaaaataaataaatttagcaGCTTTCTCACAGTGATAGAACACATGGCCAATTTCccaagtatttttttaaagaaaattgaacTAAACATtaagaataatttaaaaaattattttcttttctgaacgaaagtattttttttttcaaaagaatggTAGTTTTGTCTTTTGAAGGATGAGTAccgaaaaaatatatatttttaattttaatgatgAGGAAGAATATTCAAGGTTTCATCTCGATTATTTTAGCCttattattcatatattttatttctctcAAAAAGTTGGGTGCTTTCTAATAAGTTATAATGATAATCTAAAAGACTAAGTAAAGTTGGGATAACCCAATTAGTGGTAGTCCAAATGGCACCACATCCTCCTTAAAAACATAATATTCTAATTTAAAGTAAAGCAGATGGAATGGCATAACAtacttttttgttaaatcctttatatatatgtttgtttataCAAGGACAATTAGTCTCTTAACAAGTGCTACATTCTTCAGCAATGGGGTTGAAATGATCAAGTGCCATACATattctataaatattttatttagttgATGTGGTAAAGTTTAGTagtaattgattttattttttattttctaacaaaGGCGGATCCAATAACTACTACTACACTTTATCACATTAACTTTATAAGATATATTTGTGGGATATTTATGTGGTATGTATCATTTTTCTCTATACCACAATTCATTTAGAATATGggcctatttgttattttaggaaCACCTTatgaaataatgattttttataattagGTCAGCGGAAATAAGTAGGCTCTACAACTCATCTCTCATAGATTATGTTATTAAGAAagtctaataaaagaaaatctcaATCCAGCCTTATGACCGTAAGATCTTTGTTGCATGTAATCATTTCGGGGTAGTTAAACTCAGAAAATTACTATAATAAAGAAGAGCAATAATACATGCACAAGGAAACTTACGAACCCCTTTTGTAACTACTACACTTTGTACGATAATGAGCTCTCTACTTGCCTTATAGCTTGCAAATCTTCTTTGAGTGTCTTTCCTCGTCGATCCATCTGTAGACTCTTTACGGTTGAATGATATGTATGGTATGGCttaaaatcaaaaacaaaattacaactTCAAGAGAGGGATAgctcaatgtttttttttccacGTCCTCTCTTGGAACAACAATGGTGAAGCAAGAAAGACTTCGAGAAAACATCGATGGATCTCAACCAATACCCTCTTGCATCACAATGGAGAAGCAAGAACTCCTCTTAAGAGGCTCTTTACTCTCAATTTCATGCTTGGTCGTCCAAATTAGCAAAGGGGGCatcctattttattttataggaaGGGAAAGGGTAAAGTGAAAGAGGCTTAAAAGTTGTGAGGGAATACAAATCAATCAAGGTATTTTGCCCGTAAGTTTTGAAACTCAGATTGGCGCAAACGCAACAGCGTTGGAAAGCTCATCCCTATATCTAAAACTTTGTGTATAACAACATTGTTCCACTTTGAACATTTGCTATGTCAAAAATGGCTGGCAAGATTTTACAGATGTGTTGCGACATCATGACGAAAAATTATCCTATCGTAACGACCAGAACCTAAACCTCACTGCCTTAGAACGTCAAAATGATGTCATGATGCCTATTTGACGTCCATAAACAGTCTAGGGATG harbors:
- the LOC133880111 gene encoding uncharacterized protein LOC133880111 isoform X3, with product MATAEVVAGSAAWLGRGLSCVCVQRRESDARPSFDLTPAQEECLQRLQSRIDVAYDSSTPEHQEALRALWNAAFPEEELRGLISEQWKDMGWQGKDPSTDFRGGGFISLENLLYFAKNFPKSFQDLLRKQEGDRSVWEYPFAVAGVNITFMLIQMLDLESVKPRTLVGATFLKFLAENESAFDLLYCITFKLMDHEWLSMRASYMDFNTVMKSTRRQLEKELLLEDITWLEDLPSYSLLTR
- the LOC133879713 gene encoding nucleoside diphosphate kinase 1, yielding MEQTFIMIKPDGVQRGLVGEIISRFEKKGFYLKGLKLITVDRSFAERHYADLSAKPFFSGLVDYIISGPVVATVWEGKNVVTTGRKIIGATNPSDSAPGTIRGDFAVEIGRNVIHGSDSVESARKEIALWFPEAPVSWESSLHSWIYE